The Xenopus laevis strain J_2021 chromosome 4L, Xenopus_laevis_v10.1, whole genome shotgun sequence genomic sequence gtGCTGGAGTAAAGGCCTGGGCACAGTAATGGTGGAGGAATAGGATCAAGTGAGTAAGTTGTAGGTGAAGAGAAGACAGAGAAGAAGCTGAGAAGTTtcattatgatatatataattgTGTCATTGTGATTGGGGTTTATTCTTTGGAGTTTGGTCTGCGCTGCCCCATATGGAAACTTATtacatgttatttatatattggcAGATAATCCTGGGGGGCAGGCGATGGCTGCAAGATGAAGAGGGAAAGAAACATAGAAGATACTGATTCCCACACACAGACTAGACTTGCTAGTGATCTGGTAACTGGTTGCTGGTGTCACTGATGTTAGTAACCAGAGAGcacagaataaggcaaataatgcagaaaTCTGCCAAAGTAGAAATACCAGCTAcataaatattttgattatttctgAGTTCTCCTAGAATCATAACCAATCAGTTTTGCAACAACCCTAATATACAGCCCTAAaggtttgtccctgctgagtaatTCTGCTCTACTATGGAATGGAGCAATATGATTGGTTAGATGTGAATTGGGcaactaaaaaatgtattatactggGTTTTATCATCCCTTGTAGaatgctgaaatctgattggttacatGGATTGGGGGGTGCTACTGTTGCAAACAAAAAGTATTGATTGGCCTTCTCCCAGACCCTGAGAAGTATTAGTATGTTCTGCATTCAAATGAATATTTAACATGAAATAATCAGACTAAGAAGGAGTCACAAAATATACAGAGTCAATTGTAGCAGCAGCAGGAGCTACACAGTAGCAGGATTAGGTGTATTACGGTAACACTAGGTACATTACGGTACAAGCAGTCCTCGCATTTCATTAGCGGCCGTCACGCATGCGCACTGGGCAGGACAGGAAGCGTCGGGTCCCCGGgaggagcagggcacatgccggGCTGGGGGGTGGTCGGTTGGATCCTTCTCGCCGCGGCTGCACTTCTGCACTTTTTGGAGGAGCCGAACTCCGAGCCGCTGCCAAGGTAATTCATCCAGCAAATGCCCACCAACAATATGGCGCGCGCCCACCGCTAATATCCAGTTACCGTATTTCACCGAGAGGAACCAGACACGTGACGTACCCCCCTACCTGCTGAATCAGACTCGCCCTGGGAATATTCCAGTTTCCATTCCTGCTGTTTTATTTCTATTGTGTCTCTATCCAGAATATTATCCTCCTACCCACCCCCCTACTGTTCAGCTgcttctgttttatttatgtttgttaCCCCCCACTTGTACAATTGCCCCCCTGTGCATGGAATTACCCTCTTAcccctcctatatatttatctttattccctattaataacattgcgatcactgaccttcctatatatttatctttattccctattaataacattgggatcactgaccttcctatatatttatctttattccctattaataacattgggatcacagaccttcctatatatttatctttattccctattaataacattgggatcactgaccttcctatatatttatctttattccctattaataacattgggatcatatcaatgacattcctatatatttatctttattccctattaataacattgggatcaaccatcatttttactggccaggcctgtaaaatactggccaggtgggaACACTAGTCATATCTGCTTAATTATATTCCCTGCTCTGctgctaaacccctcccccattACCCAGAGCTCCGCTACCCAAATAAAGATCCCCTGCCCCAGTCCCTTTAATTCCAGCCCCTTTCCACTTACCCTGCAGCCCCTTTACCTGTCAGTAGCTCTACTCGCCCTCCAGCTCTGATGTCTGGGTACCTATTACCCCTGGCTATTTATTTGCTCTGTACAGTGGGGCACAACCATTGGTTATGAGAGGGGGGCACTTACTGGCAGCTGAGGCTGATACAGATCTCTGTCTTGTTTGGGACCCAGCGCTGTAGTCGTTACAGAGCGAGTTTATCAGGATTTCTCATTATTCCTCCCCCTTTGGCCCCAGCCCTTGCCCTGACACTCCCTGTATATACACCCCCCCCACGCCCTCGCTGTGCACAGTCACTGTTATGAGAAGCCGGGCAGGTGCAGCAGCCATTGGGGCACAATCATTGAGAAAACAAGGTTggtttctttaagaaaaagcCCAGCAGGGATCCTTGTATTCAGCACTGACTGTCACACGGGCGGCAGTCAGAATTCAGGCAGTTTGTAGAGTTTAGAGACTTCCTGTGTGGCAGCGGTTCAGCCTGATACAATGTATCTTGTTGTGTTGCAAAACAGCCATGACTTGTCGAAGGGGTGGAGCTTATTATATAGACACCCAAGGGGAGGGtcccacaagtcacatgacaggatCAATTATTGTATATCATATCTGATAGGTTCATATAGGGTCACGTAACTGCTGCCTGGTGAAGCCTGCGACTGCTTTATCCTTATCTAGGAGAGTTGGAGAGAGAGTATCTGTAAGGGTGTATTTATGTGACGtagtgccctttaaatattttataatttaggATTTTGTCTCCTCCCTTAGCTGCCAGGTGCCCCTCTCTGGTGTCAGATCCGAGAGGCTTGTGTGCTGGGGTAAATGCGATGATCCAATAGGGGGCGGCCAATGGAATTCAGTCTGGTGTCTCCCGTGCCAAGAGGGGTGCCAGCGGGGTGCCAGGCTTTGTATCAACCCGAGATACTGCACCGTGGGTGGGATTTTGCCCCTTTATTGGGAAGCAGATGGGTGCAGTACAACATTTCAATTCCTATTGGCTGATAACTGTATGTGCAGCCTATGAGAAATGTGCAGGCCAGAGTCCATTATACAGAGTGACGTGTGGAACAGTACAAGGACCACAATCTGATATAAGAGAGGTGCCCTGGGAAGGTTTGAGTTTAATCATATCAGTGGGTGCAGTGCGCGGGCAGGGTAACCACACCCCATGTTTGTAATTACTAGTGAGAGTCTCATCTGACCTTTCTGTTTCCATGcaactcatgaaacaatgtagtagaagccaGTTCTCTAGGTTTGTTGTAATCAgccggcttctgctacattgtttcaggagtcaggacCAGAAGTGCAGAGCCAGGCAGATCCTGTTGTTTTGCAAGTGAATTCTTATGTTTTGCCGCATTAGGTATAACCCTGTGCCCATTACAGGATGGATAAAGATATTGAGGTCTTGCGGGAGGATTACAGGAAAATGAACAAGTCTTGCTTCATCCTCGGGGCCTCGGGGGAGACAGGGAAGGAGCTGCTGAAAGAGATCGTCACGAGCAGACTGTTCAGTCGAGTTACGCTCATCGGGCGCAGGAAACTGACTTTGGAAGATGAGGCCTATAAAGAGGTGGTAGGTTGGATACTCTGCACTATTGTATCCTTGGGTACTTTAAAGATGTCTTAGTTCCCAACAGAGAGTCTCTCTAGGGGCCCCAAAGCATTCAGGGATGCCAGCGGATCTGGGTGTTCATCCCGCTGCAGTCTAGAGCACCCATGTGGCCCCGTGCAAAAGGGGAGAGATGTTCCCCACAATGTCCCGGATCTCATTCCACCTCTCCATGTTTTGCTCTGCAGGCACAAGAGGTGGTGGATTTCGAGAAGTTAGACGAATTCTCCGCCGCTTTCCAAGGCCACGATGTCGGATTCTGCTGTTTGGGGACGACCAAGGCCAAAGCTGGGCAGGTGAGGCGTTTAAAGGGGGAAATAATAGCTTGTTTTTTATCTTCCCCTTTATCATTCAATATATAGTAAGTACAGGTTATTCTAACAGAGAGGTGCAATATCATCCGTAAATTCATTCCAATGGGGTTTATGTAATGAAatgccctaagtttgcccaggagcagtaaacccatagcaaccaatcagcagtaagcatttactggtcactgtttaaaagcaagcatcttattggttgctatgtgttactgctcctgggcaaacttagtgccttttattacattacattggaTGACTTTAATATAGATCTGTTTCTCTTCTTCCTGCTTGTGAGCTGAACCCCGCTTCTTGTTTATCCGGGAAAAGCAAAGGCTCTCTTGGTTATGAGTAAACATCTTGTAgcagggttaaagggatactgtcatgggggaaattttttttccccaaaatgaatcagttaatagtgctgctccagcagaattctgcattgaaatccatttctcaaaagagcaaacagatttttttatattcaattttgaaatctgacatggggctagacatattgccaatttcccagctgccccaagtcatgtgacttgtgctctgataaacttcagtcactctttactgctgtactgcaagttggagtgatatcaccccctccctttccccccagcagccaaacaacagaacaatgggaaggtaaccagatagcagctccctaacacaagataacagctgcctggtagatctaagaacaacactcaatagtaaaatccaggtcccactgagacacattcagttacattgagaaggaaaaacagcagcctgccagaaagcatttctctcctaaagtgcaggcacaagtcacatgacttggggcagctgggaaattgacaatatgtctagccccatgtcagatttcaaaattgaatataaaaaaatctgtttgctcttttgagaaatggatttcagtgcagaattctgctggagcagcactattaactgatgtgttttgaaaaaaaaaacatgttttccaatgacaggatccctttaagtgtccTGTGATACAGCAGTGCTCCCCCTTATGTAGAACAGGGAGAGTTGCAGCTCTCTAAATACACAGATCTGGGGGTGCCATTGAGTCCATTATAGATGTAGGGGGTCACTCTCTGGTCTCCTCAATGACATGGGGCGCATAATGGCCCTTTTGAAGAAGTTTTAAATCCACTCTGTGGAGGTAGTGATGCCATTGAGCTCAATTCCTCTATAGTCTCCACTGAGCGTGGCTCTAATTACTGGTTAATGAAAGCTGATCCAGGCTTTTCTCTTTGCTGAGGGCGATTACTGGTTAAATGCAGGATAAGAGGCTTATTTCCAGGCTAGAGAGTCGGCTTGGGGCCGTGAGGATTAATGAAAGCGTTCGGGATTAAAAAGCAGCATTTTGGCTTTTCCGAGAGAAAGTTACCGATAAATTGTCAGCCGGGGGGCCATTGAAAGACGCTGGTGGGTTCCGTTTGAGCAGAATATGTCAGCAGTTGCTAGAGGCagtgaatgagaaaaaaaaaaaaagcttgacaagTTATGTTGCCCTTTAAACCATCATTAGCTGCGatgcttcaataaaaacaaacGCCGGTGTCTTTGAAACCGCGATATTACGCCGCGTCCGTAGCTTCATAAATTGGGGTTTTCCCAAAGAAGATAAAGCAGTGAAACGGCTGTAATTTGGGGTTGGTTTTAGGTGTGAAGAACAGACTTGAGATATTTATAATGGAGTATTGTGAGCAGAGGCTGCTGGGAAGGTCCGTTCATTACTATCGGTATAAACATATATACTATAAAGTTCTGAGTTCTATACATGTTTGATAGGGAAtgagtgtaagctcttgtgatcctatttttttaatcccttttgtttattataaaggaATGTAAAACACTGTGTAACTCCCTGGCGCTGTATCATTATCGATGATAGACGATAACCCTCCGGGTTCACCGGAATCGAGATGTAACTGGATGTTACGGGGCCCCGCAGCaattacattttagggcccccaacattccttttttaccagtatatgttgaaattgctcattatttattgCGTcgtggggtccctatacctcctgggcccctctgcagccgcagggtctgatCCTCTGTATTTACCCCCCTGTTCCGTTTGTTTCCAGGCCGGATTTATCCGCGTGGATCACGACTATGTCCTGAAGTCGGCCGAGTTGGCCAAGGCCGGGGGCTGCTCCCACTTCAACCTGGAATCATCCAAAGGGGCAGATAAGAGCAGCAGTTTCCTCTACCTGAAGGTTAAGGTCCGTAGAACTGGGCTATTTACATAATTATTCATTTTTGttggcaattaaaggagaagtaaagtgtcAGGCAAATTCCTGCTGTATCcttattctctctctctggttCTTACTCACGAAACAAAGTGGCAGTTAACTGAGCAGACAGTTTATgtgcggagttcccctttaagggcagagacacacgctgctatttcgggagattattATATTCGCTTCTTTTTCGAACGATTAATCTCCCCggtctgccttcccgccggccaCAATGTAAATCGCCCTCGGgctggcactcggaacacttcattttccaaagtcgcccgaagttgcctcacgaggaaacttcgggcgactttggaagcgatccgagtgccatcctgtggGCGATTTACATTGCGATTAGTCGACTAAtatcccgaaatagcagcatgtgtctctgccgtaAAGCATTCTCATTATtgggattaaaggggtggttcacctttaagttaacttttagtatgttatagaatgaccaattcttagcaacttttcaattggtctttattctttatttttttatagtttttgaattatttgctttcttcttatgactctttgccactttcaaatgggggtcactgaccccatcaacaaacagatgctcttataaggctacaaattgttattgctactttttattactcctctttctattcaggcctctcctattcatattccagtctcttattcaaatcagtgcctggttgctaggggaatttggaccctagcaaccagacggctgaaactgcaaactggagagctgctgaataactcaaaaaccacaaataatataaaatgaaaaccaattgtaaattgtctccggatatccctctctacagttaatttaaaggggaacaaaccctttaaggcaGCGTTATTATCAGCCTGTAACACTGGACTTTTCTATTATTGACATTTAAGGGGGAAGTTGAAGCAGAAGTACAGGAGCTGGGCTTTGAGCGCTACACGATCTTCAGACCGGCGTAAGTATCCGCTGATTATATGGGAAGTAtgtagggatgtactgaatccttctgcctggccgaaccaaatccgtatcctaatttgcatatgtaaattaggggtggggagggaaatcacgtgactttttgtcacaaaacaaggaagtaaaaaatgttttccccttcccacccctaatttgcatatgcaaattagggttcaggttcagtattcggcctaatctttcgcaaagggttcggcagaatccaaaaaagtggatttggtgcatccctggaaGTATTTAAAGGCGCGGGTGTTTGGCCTCACTGCTGTCTTTCTTATTCAGTAGGGAAATATTAAGAAGTAAATATgtaattaatttctttttttctgcctcGTTTTACGGGTTCCTCCGTTTGTTTCAGCCTGGCTGAAATCTTTCTTATCACATACcatagccctcctattgtgttatcgCCAATCATAATGAAACCAGAAGGGGCGTGTCTATTCTCTGACGTAAATCTCCGTACCTGCAGTGGGTGTGTCCTGATGCTGCGGGTAATATAAGGGTTACAACCACTAAATGAATGCGCTTTCTATGTAATTAATGCATTACAGGGTCCTACTGTGCGACCGGCAGGAGTCTCGCCCCTCAGAATGGTTTGCCAGGAAAATGCTTGTGCCCGTTTCCTACATGTTCCCCACCGCTTACTCTGTGCCCATCACAACACTGGTAAAAGCCATGGTGAACAACGCGGTGCTGCCGGGAGATAAAAAGGTGGAATTACTGGAAAACAAGGCAATTCACTCTCTGGGGAAACTGGGAGAAGCGAAGAAGTAACAGATTGTGGCTTTATTGGGTTCCAAATGAAATGTAACCTCCCTGGGCCTTTTAAAGTGGTATCATGTGTCATAAACAGTTATTTTATCCGTCTAAtggaaaatatactttttataaattttacTGTTCTTAGCCTCAGCTGACAGTTTCAGTCTTGCACAAGACTCCATTGTTCTCTAGCTGTCAGTTCACATATGTCCCTATCTCTTTCAATAGTCCTTTTATTCTGTTGTAATCTCTAAAGAGGAATTCAGATAGGGGTGTGGCTTAGAAAGCAGGGGGCAGGGCCTGATATCACTGGAGGCGTGTCCACCTGTAAAGAGCATCGGCAATGCTCCGAAATCATCCCccttcttcttaaagggatactgacatgggaaactgttttttttcaaaatgaatcagttaatagtgctgctccagcagaattctgcactgaaatccatttctcaaaagatcaaacagatttttttatattcaattttgaaatctgacatgggtctagacatattgtcaatttcccagctccccaagtcatgtgacttgtgctctgataaacttcaatcactctttactgctgtactgcaagttggagtgatatcatccccctcccttttcccccccagcagccaaacaacagaacaatgggaaggtaaccagatagcagctccctaacacaagataacagctgcctggtagatctaagaacagctctcaatagtaaaatccaggtcccactgagacacattcagttacattgagaaggaaaaacaacagcctgccagaaagcatttctctcctgaagtgcaggcacacgtcacatgacttggggcagctgggaaattgacaatatgtctagccccatgtcagattttaaaattaaatataaaaaaatctgtttgctcttttgagaaatggatttcagcgcagaattcttctgtaacagcactattaactgattcattttgaaaaaaatttttttcccatgacagtatccttttaagtatCCAGTGTGTTCCCTCTTCACTGCTGCTTTtacactacaaatcccagcattctctCTCAAAGGGACACATTAGATTACAAGCAGATAATTTAGAAAGGGAATGTCATTTGTAAATGgctttagagaaataaaatagaaaaaaaaacctataatgtTTGCTGCCCGTggatataaagatttttaaaaatgtgtatttttgaaaTGCTCTGAACTTTTAATTTCTGTGCAAAATGAAATACGTGTGCCTTTTTGTAATGACTGCTAATAAAAGATATGGTGCCTGGCTGCTGCTTTGTGTCTAATTgtgtctatttatctgtctaatagaaaatatacaaaaaaacgaCACTTATGTGTTTTACTGTTCTAAAACTCAGCTGACAGTTTCAGTCTTGCAAAAGTCTCCATTGTTCTCAGCTGTCGGATCACACCTGTCCTTATGTCTTTCCATAGCCCTCCTATTCTGGTGTAATCTCCATAGAAGAATTCAGTTAGGGGTGTGGTTTAGCAAGCAGGGGTCAGGGCCTGATATCACTGTttttaaactacaaatcccagcattctctCTTAAAGGGACACAGATCACAAGCAGATAATTTAGAAAGGGAACGTCATTTCTAAATGGCTTTAGAgaaataaaagaggaaaaaaaaaaatcctatgtaGGCTGCGGTggatataaagatatttaaaaaatgtgtattttagaaatggtctgaacttttattttctgtgcaaaatgaatttatttaatgacTGCTTTGTGTTTTTATGGGAGCGCAATTTGTTTTGGAACATGAAATCCCAGGATCATGTTTTATATTTAGAATGctgcctttttgttttatttgattcTTAATCGTTTCTCCTGGAATCAAAATCGTTCACTGGAGCCCATTGTACTGGAGCCAGGAGGGGCCACTACCCAGGGGACCCAGGAAAACTAAACTCACGCCTAAAAGATAAAGATGAAGATTTGCTATTTGAGGATAAGAAACGCCATATAACGCTTGATTTTACCATATAtggtaataaaactttttttttagattgtaagctcttttgggcagggctgtCTGTTTTTGCTTCAGCAATAACTTTTTATATGGCAGAGTAAatcatttgtaatgtaaacagtatcatttagaaattaacaaacaaaacagatcttttttttctttgcccaaAAACTGCAAAAGTCCACAGCTCTGTGCTCTTCCAATTCGATATGAATAAAGGCTTTAGAAAAGCCGTGACATTATGGACTTGTAACTGTTTGTATTGAAAAATGGCACATTATTTCTAAATGTCAAGGGGCCTTTTTCACAATCAGTTCTTGCACCATAAAGTGACACAATCATAGTTTCAAAATGATCTTAAGAAATCTGCATTTAGCAAATCCTTGCACAAGTTTCTGCAATTTCCCCAGGTCCTGGGAGTGCAGTCTAGGTCTTatccctctcttctctcttctatTAGTGACtagttgctttgtatgtaaagcagcttgtttatataaactatagtagtacttatctgttatctactgtgtatcctgtgcttgaatggctgccccatggctacacagcagcttgtttatataaactatagtagtacttatctgttatctactgtgtatcctgtgcttgaatggctgcccccatggctacacagcagcttgtttatataaactatagtagtacttatctgttatctactgtgtatcctgtgcttgaatggctgccccatggctacacagcagcttgtttatataaactatagtagtacttatctgttatctactgtgtatcctgtgcttgaatggctgcccccatggctacacagcagcttgtttatataaactatagtagtacttatctgttatctactgtgtatcctgtgcttgaatggctgcccccatggctacacagcagcttgtttatttaaactatagtagtacttatctgttatctactgtgtatcctgtgcttgaatggctgcccccatggctacacagcagcttgtttatataaattcggtcgaatactgaatccgaatccGCGTATGCAAATTATCGTGGGACGTGACGTGTCACGTGATTCCC encodes the following:
- the htatip2.L gene encoding HIV-1 Tat interactive protein 2 L homeolog isoform X1 produces the protein MDKDIEVLREDYRKMNKSCFILGASGETGKELLKEIVTSRLFSRVTLIGRRKLTLEDEAYKEVAQEVVDFEKLDEFSAAFQGHDVGFCCLGTTKAKAGQAGFIRVDHDYVLKSAELAKAGGCSHFNLESSKGADKSSSFLYLKVKGEVEAEVQELGFERYTIFRPAVLLCDRQESRPSEWFARKMLVPVSYMFPTAYSVPITTLVKAMVNNAVLPGDKKVELLENKAIHSLGKLGEAKK